The segment TGGATAGAAAAAAGTTAATTATTTGATGAATTCTACTTTATATATTCTATCATCTGATATTGTCTTGATGTGCAAATGTGTATTAGGTAATTTTAATGTGATATAATcacataacatatttttttaatcaatttgataGACAATTAGGCATGCAATTAAGTATCATTTTATGTGATTTTTCTACATTGATAAGTGTATACATATTTTGGTAAAAAGGTTTTACCAGTATATAGGAATCCCATAGGGCGTAAGTtattattactggtccaaatcATAAGGCCTTGCGATGATGTTCCTAAGTTGTGTTTGGACTAGGTCACGTAGGTGTATGGTGTCTGACACTTCTTTACAGTTAGAAAAAATAGAAACTTACTGGTACATTGGTTCAGTGTTCAGTTTGGCCAATACAGTAGGATGTGAGTAGTTTTAGTCTAACATTTATTAAATCAATGGGTTGCCTGCAACAAATTGAGGAATTCTGGGTTAaagtgaaatatatttttgctttttatatTACAGAGAATGGCAGAAGTTCAAGAAAGAAACTTTTTTGAAATAGAAGGACCAAAACCAGATGTAAATTATCCGATAAAAGTCAGATATTGTGGAGgtacaaattttacaatacaatGAATTTTACCTATCAAATTAACTATCGAAGGGAtgcatttcttttattttgtcacTGTGCATAGTGCATACTtgtgttatatttacatgtggCTTGatttatgatatacatgtataaatataaaacagcAAAGATCTATATACTTAGTCTAGTAGATTTGATAGTGTGGTAAGCATGTTAATTAAGCCTTGATTTGTGAAtctttgtaatatattttaaaatatacctttgttgtaaatgaatttaatcaatgattttttttttcagaatgtaCTATGCCTTTGGAGGTATGTTGATTATTCAAGAGAATTTTTCCTCTTCtcttttgttaaagaaaaaaaaccaaaatatttattttagtaaATTGTGTTGCATTTTAATCCTGGAATTATATGATAGtctttgtgttttcttttagtATTGTGAATACTACCCAAATTATGAAAAGTGCAAGCAGTGGTTAGAGAAAAATTTACCTGATGAATTCAGCAAATTGATGTGTGACAAACCAGGTAGAAATGATTTGTAATGCTAACATAGAACTTTGTTAGGACTAAGGACAGAGTTCAGTCTTCATAAATAGGGGCCaaagtaaaaattttcattgtacAGTGCAATGTTAATTCCTTCATTTTAAGAGcctgtaaagaaaaaaatgaatatgaatttttagatgTATGTGGCAATGGTACATCTCTTTACTATTTTGTTTTTGGAATGGTGTGTTGTCGTTAGCCAATTTATGTTtgcaaagaaagataacttgcCTTTATTTTTGGTTACTGCAGAGGATGAGGGAGATGGGGACACTGATAAGAAAAGACAGAAAAGAGGAGGAAAAGGACAGATAAAAACAAAGAAGAAGTCAGAGCCTAAAGGCATTAGACTGGGAACGGCAAAGAGGGGCAAAAAGAAGCATATAACAGTGGTCATAGGGCTAGGAACGTATGGTTAGTAGCTTGGTATCAGCTGTAGAATCCTGTCTGTATGGAAAGCTGCAGTTTTTACAGGATCTTTTCGTGGCACTtgataaaaagtatattttattgtatgacacctaatatatatgaaaatcctttttttaaacatcatatgGTTCATACAGTTATCTCTTGGTTTAAGGtgtaaatgatgtttttttaaatactgatGGTGCAAAAATGTTCTTCAATGTAGAtagaattttggtttttttgtaatCAAAGATTGTTTCATTTAAGATTTAGTGTCCTTCTTTCCAAATTCATTAAGATTTAGTGTCTTTCTTTCCAAAATAACTTCAACTTAATTTAAAACCATATAAAATGCTGTTGTGATTAAAATAGATtgatgaattttataaaaaaaattaattgaaaacaaattaccaACTTATTTTACTGTATTCCGTGTATATTTAgatttacatcatattttctaGTTTGACATGCATATTAAAACTgtcttttatgacatttttagctcacctgaaccgaaggttcaagtgagcttttctgatcacccgttgtccgtcgtccgtccgtccgtccgtccgtccgtctgtctgtctgtccgtccgtctgtaaacttttcacattttcaacttcttctcaaaaaccactgggccaaatttaaccaaatttggtacaaagcatccttatggaaaggggattataaattgttaaaataaagggcacagcccttttcaaaagggagataattgcgaaacagtgagtatagggtgcatgtctttaaaaatcttcttctcaagaaccactgcaccagaaatgccaatatttacacaaaagcttgtatatatagtgaagattctaaattgtaaaaatcgtgaccctcggaccaaaactggggccccaggcggggttcaaagtttaacatagaaatacataggaaaatgtttaaaaaatcttcttctcaagaaccactgcaccagaaatgccaatatttacacaaaagcttgtatatatagtgaagattctaaattgtaaaaatcgtgacactcggaccaaaactggggccccaggcggggttcaaagtctaacatatatagaaatacataggaaaatgtttaaaaaatcttcttctcaagaaccactgcaccagaaatgccaatatttacacaaaagcttgtatacatagtgaagattctaaattgtaaaaatcgtgaccctcggaccaaaactggggccccaggcggggttcaaagtttaacatagaaatacataggaaaatgtttaaaaattttcttttcaagaaccactgcaccaggaatgccaatatttacacaaaagcttgcatacaaagtgaagattctaaattgtaaaaatcgtgacactcggaccaaaactggggccccaggcggggttcaaagtttaacatagaaatacataggaaaatgtttaaaaaatcttcttctcaagaaccactgcaccagaaatgccaatatttacacaaaagcttgtatatatagtgaagattctaaattgtaaaaattgtgacccttggaccaaaactggggccccaggcggggttcaaagtttaacatagaaatacataggaaaatgtttaaaaaattttcttctcaagaaccactgcaccagaaatgccaatacatacaaaaaagcttgtatatatagtgaagattctaaattgtaaaaatcgtgaccctcggaccaaaactggggccccaggcggggttcaaagtttaacatagaaatacataggaaaatgtttaaaaaatcttcttctcaagaaccactgcaccagaaatgccaatatttacacaaaagcttgtatgtataatgaagattctaaattgtaaaaatcgtgaccctcggaccaaaactggggccccaggcggggatcaaaatttaacatagaactacatatgaaaaatgtttaaaaattttcttctcaagaaccacttcaccaaaaatgccaatacatacacaaaaggttgtatatatagtgaagattgtaaaaatcgtgacccccgaacaaaagtggggccccaggaggggtttagattttaacatatataggaaaatgttttaaaatcttctcaagaaccatcgtgcaactgtttgggatattactatgcatacatgtacatccttaaataatgtagattcaaaaaattgtaactcccggacaattgatgggcaccaagaggggttcaaaatttaaacattttaaaaaacaaaggaaaagtttaaaaattttcttctcaagaactacaatgttttagttagtggaatatctatgcatgcatccttcgcttatgtagattcctaattcgtaaaatcgtgacccccggaccaataatggggccccaagatggggtcaaagtttattatagaaatataaaggtaacaggttaaaaaatcttcttctcgagaactacaatgcttcaatttgtgagattactatcatgcatacaaccttggataatgaaggttcgacagttttaaaatagtgacccctggactaatactagggacccaagatgggtttaaagttaaatgtagaagtaccggtatatatggaaaatgtttaaaaatcttcttttcgagaactacaatgcatcaatttgtcagataactacgtaagcaccctcaaatagtgtagattcgaaattataaaagccgtgacctcaatctaatacttgggccccaagaggtgttcaaagtttagcatagaaatatagagggaaaatgttgaaaaatctttttctagggaactataatgcttcagcgtgtgagataactatgcaagcatccttaaataatgtagattccaaataattaaaactttagcactggactaatgctgtggccccaaaaggggttcaaagtttaacatagaaagatatattgaaaatgtttttaaaaagttcttctcgagaactataatgctacagtttgtgagattactatgcaaggatcctcaaattgtgtaaactctaatgtagtggaaccaagagttatctttcttaatgttctgtacagtctgagagttattcctcttgaagtggaactcttctacgttcagtttttcaggttgtgtatgtgcggtcccaccgcagtgctacacattttcattcctatgttactatttatgttgttcaagccaaccataaacctcggaccattactgggtccccagaaaggggttcaatgtttaaaatagaaaaagcatatgctacgaaatgtaatgttacaaggaactgctgttcaggtgagcgatgtggcccatgggcctcttgtttagatATTGATCTGAAGGAAGCCAGCAAAGTGTTCTCCTCCAAATTCTCCTGTGGATCGTCAGTGACTGGAGATGATGAGATCGTGATTCAGGGGGATGTGTCAGACGATTTGTTCGATTTCTTACCAGAAAAGTGGCCTCAGGTAATTAAAAACAgcacaaaaattgatatcatcaggattaaaaaatttttaaaaagatttcaagATATGAAGTTTCTGaatcatatataattatacaatttttgatTTGATGGGTTTTAAATCAATTTCTCCAAAATCTGGATTTtcgtgtgtttttttttaaatgtaaaatgaaaaatttatggTTTTTGCTTCTTTTTAGATTGATGAGGATGATATAGATGATGTGGGAGAGATGAAGAAATAGGAATCCTTAAACAGATATATTGTTAATGCTCTGTCTGGtatttgtaatttattaaaGAAGGATATAATCCTGCATGTTGTGAAAGTGCATAATCCTGAACATTTGATGGGAAGCAAACAATCCTCAAAAAGTGAATTGCAGCAGCAAAATCTTGTGTCATCCCATTTGACATTACCTAAGAATTTtgtttggggtggggggggggggtggatttCGTTTAAAGTTTCTGTTTATGTGTGTGGATGGGAAAGACATTCCTTTCATATTcctcttttaaaatttcatgtcTATATGGGAAAGTAGGTCAGTGTATCAACCATTTTTGTAATGTATGTAACTAAATGGCTTGATTTCTATTGTACAGGATACACTCAGATATTTATGGATacttttttttaggttttttgTCAGAGATCTATTGTTATGTTTGTGATAGAAATGAAAATACCATGAAATAAAGGGACGCACGGTAACCAGATACTGGTGTATAAACTTTTGTTAAAAACTTTTGTTTGATGTGTCATCTTACGTTTAGATGGATTGAGTATCGTTGAGGAATGCTACactatatagaaataaaaattgctAACGTGCAGTATACGTTGCACTTAGTACTATTGTAGTggtaaaattttaattcttgTCCTGCGATGTCATTGGCCGAGATTTGCGTTCTGACTCTTAACGTGCTAAATGATCAATCGTCTTTCCACTTGTATTGCAGTCAATTTTACTAAGGCCGGtgtttattttaagcatttaacCCTAGccgaatttaaaaaagaaaaaaaaacctacagtAAAATATTGTATGCTTTAACAAGTTACAATCGATGTTTGAAGACTGAGTGGTAAAAGGCTTGGTTTCTTCGAAGAATTGGTCTTACACCTTACCAAGAATATTCCGGGTGTTATTTAATACCCTGTAATTTTCTTGGAAGAATGGGACCAGTGTTTTCTATCATATTATGATAAAGAGAAATGCGATCGTTTTACCCCACTATTTAATCAGGGTTTGGATCAATTAACCCGATACCCGCCGAGTTGTTCGAGCGAGACTATTGTTGTGGAAGGGGCCAAAGAGAAAAGGTTATTATGATGTCCTGATATTGTGTTTAATGAGTGAAAAGAAACGTGTTAGAAGTTGGACCACAAAAACCTCTTCTTAAACGTTACGTACTCGACGCTACTGTGAACATTGAATTTACTCGAGTAAGGAATCTACAAATACTGAAAGCGATTGCACATATTTGGATATAAATCAACAGCGCAAAAAAGGCCAACCATGAAGAATAGGAAACAGATGGTTTATAAATTAGCAGAAGTACAGAAAGGAAAGGGTGGTACCGGACCGGTTGACAGCGGCGGGGGGTCAGGAGCCGCCCGTACCCTCGGGGTGTCGACGTGCGACTGCGGCTTGGATAAATTTTTGCCGAGATGGACACACTGGGCGGTGCTCTTGTTAACAGCGTGTATTAGGATCTATTACATTGGTCAGCCACAGAGCATGTGGATCCTGCACCCTGATGAAATATTTCAGACCGTAGAAGGTAAGGGTAGGGGTGCTGGAGTAGAAGACAATTTTACAATCAATGCACCTTTATGAAATATGCCAGGCGGTGGAAAGAAACGATAGGGGTGTAGGTAATTCCTTGTGCACTTTTTCGTGGACACGAATTTATAGAATACATGAACGTCCCTAGCTGTGGTATTCATACAACAAGGGGTCCTATCTTTCCAGTTCGCCAAgcacaaagaaaacaaaagtaaTGTTTGTGTTGGTCAAAGTTATGGTATTTAATTCTCATTTACTTGGTTAATTCAACCGAAACATTGTACACACATTGTACGGCTGTAATTGGTCATATCGAACATTTTGGTATTAGATCGATATCCTAGTTCGTTCCTAGGCATAGAATTCAAAATCTTTACAAATGAATTGATTTTTCCAGCACTGCTATTAAAGATTTATTAAgtcgatatttttttcattgttctgTTGTGTTTTGCAAAACTCTTCATGATGAAATACCAAAGATAGTTTTTTCTGCAGAGTTATTTGATGTTTATAGATGAAaactgtatattgttttaccATGGGAGGTGTCATGCAGGCTTTTTAATCGATAACCGTCTtctatgaataaatatacatagtATATATGTTTAATTCTTTGAACATTTTCCTTTGTCTTGTATaggttttaagaaaaaaatcaagtaaaagCTACATGTAGCTGACCTGAAGGGAAAAATCAAATAGTAAATTTCGATCGTAATTTCCATCGTAGTTCGTAGACTGTTTTTATGACaaaatctcagaaactgtaTATTAACAAGCGTCATTGTATGTGTCACTTTGATATTATAGTTGCATTTTCGGAGTATCATGGCTATGGCTTCCGTTTCTATGACTACCTGCCCCCGCCGACCAACGCGACCCCCGTTGAAGAGCAGGAACTGTTGTCGGGGATGTTCAGCCTGCGCTCCTTCCTGCTGCCCAGGTTTTATATGCTCATGTTTTCAGCAGCCGACTTCCTGTCTCTCCAGTTACTGCCACTGACGGTATGATGAACATCACTTACAAAACAGACTATAAAGACCTGGCTccaccgtcaccaaaattttcaaatccctcaactcgttcctcaactcaaatcctttaaagaaaagtacatgaatttgaggtcaaacctcagatttgaggctgagtattgacttgaggaaagttggtgacggcggggccTGCTGTTTTATTACTGATAAACTTTGTGACGTCCATCGATATAACTATTTTATAACCAAGACGAGAAACATCTTGTTTTTGAAAACACTTAAGTAATTTTCATACTGATCAATGAACTTTGAGGAATTGCACGTATCACTCAGGTATAgaacttaatttttcaaaaattgtattggGGTTtgtctttacttttttttatttacatatatgatgatgatattatattaattaatctGATACACTAGTAGTATAAACAAAGGCAAAATAGCAATTaaaggggtttttttaaaacctttttcaGATTGCAAGAGCAGGTCATgtgattgtgacgtcatttctacCCATATCTGTGTATTTCTTAACAAGGAGACTGTATCCATGTGAGTTGACAAGTCAATTGGCTGCCATATTCACtgcatgttcacttcctttatcAGTGCTTGGAACGCATGCGCTGGACATTAGTCTTTTGAGCCCATTCGTAGTCGCCTCTGTGACACCTTTAGTCGGATTCTTTCTGGACACCCGGTACAACCCAACAGCTGCTATGTTGAAATCTTACGTTCAAAACGGAAAAGATAGTGGTACCAAGAGTGATCAATCTAGTAACCCTACCGATGAAAAGGTCACAGACACCGAGGTCCCTAAAGAGGCTCCAGTGTCTAAAATATCAGTACTATTCAAGACTCTGTCGTATTTTATGAGTGGGTTCGTACTCGGCATTGCTTGTTATATTCGTGTGGATACGGTGCTTTTCGTTGGTACCCTTTTGGTAACCTTTCCATTAATTTTTACCCACTTCAATCAATTACTGAATACAATTTTGATGACGGTTGTGGCTAGTTGTGGATTTGTCGCAGCCGTTTTGGTGGGTGGGTACGAAGATCAGTACTGGTACGGCAGCATTTTCATATCTCCTCGCCAGTGGTTAAATTTCAATATGAAGAACAACTTACCAACTGTTTTATTCGACAACCAAAAACCGTTAAAATTCCTTTTagaaattttcttttcagaCATTTTCACCTCCCTATTCACCGTTTTAACTTTAATTGGATTGTGTGTTGGATTTTTCAGACAATCGCAGAAAAGAACCGCGACTCTTGAGAATATCATTACAGTAGTCCTTGTATTTCTAACCGTTATCCAGTTTGCTTCTCAGTTTCTCATGAGGCAACTTGAGACCAGACATCTACACAACGTCATTGTTCTAGTCCTTATCATATCCGCCTGTTCTTTTCATCATATTCTAGCTGTGTTAAGACGCAGCATTCTCAAGGAGGAGCAGCTGAAAGTGTTGTTAGTGCTAATCCTCGGTCTGTATGCGCTGAACTCCTACAGCATTTTCCCTTCGCCGTCCTCTTCGCCCAGTAACCCTTGGGCCTATCCCAGAATGAAAGAGTCCAGAGACGTGAACCTGTGTCTGGATTTCGTCAGCCGTCAGTGCGGCGTGAGTGGTGTGTTTGTGGACAGTAGTCTGTACCTCACCCACGGGTACACCATTCTGAACCACAACGTCCCGCTACTGATCCTTATACACAACGAGTACCACGAGTATAAAACTAGGATCACGCTCCTCATTCAACATCACGAGAAGCACATCACGGAACACATCCGTATGATGAACCGCTTCACAGACTTCATCTACAAAGATAATGAATtctatttaaagaaagttttacTTGGAAGGACAGAATACAACTATGTCATATGTGATAAAATTAGGGCCCCGACATTCATAGAATTGGGATTTCATCATGTATACTCAACTCAAGGATTTGTGGTTTTAAGTCGTAATTTGGACGAAAAAGAAGCAAAAAAGAGTGTTTCTTTGTCCCGGTCCTTGGTATCGGGGGAGAATGCGACACTTCTGGAGTACGA is part of the Magallana gigas chromosome 3, xbMagGiga1.1, whole genome shotgun sequence genome and harbors:
- the LOC105338124 gene encoding density-regulated protein homolog, coding for MAEVQERNFFEIEGPKPDVNYPIKVRYCGECTMPLEYCEYYPNYEKCKQWLEKNLPDEFSKLMCDKPEDEGDGDTDKKRQKRGGKGQIKTKKKSEPKGIRLGTAKRGKKKHITVVIGLGTYDIDLKEASKVFSSKFSCGSSVTGDDEIVIQGDVSDDLFDFLPEKWPQIDEDDIDDVGEMKK
- the LOC105338125 gene encoding uncharacterized protein, with the translated sequence MKNRKQMVYKLAEVQKGKGGTGPVDSGGGSGAARTLGVSTCDCGLDKFLPRWTHWAVLLLTACIRIYYIGQPQSMWILHPDEIFQTVEVAFSEYHGYGFRFYDYLPPPTNATPVEEQELLSGMFSLRSFLLPRFYMLMFSAADFLSLQLLPLTIARAGHVIVTSFLPISVYFLTRRLYPCELTSQLAAIFTACSLPLSVLGTHALDISLLSPFVVASVTPLVGFFLDTRYNPTAAMLKSYVQNGKDSGTKSDQSSNPTDEKVTDTEVPKEAPVSKISVLFKTLSYFMSGFVLGIACYIRVDTVLFVGTLLVTFPLIFTHFNQLLNTILMTVVASCGFVAAVLVGGYEDQYWYGSIFISPRQWLNFNMKNNLPTVLFDNQKPLKFLLEIFFSDIFTSLFTVLTLIGLCVGFFRQSQKRTATLENIITVVLVFLTVIQFASQFLMRQLETRHLHNVIVLVLIISACSFHHILAVLRRSILKEEQLKVLLVLILGLYALNSYSIFPSPSSSPSNPWAYPRMKESRDVNLCLDFVSRQCGVSGVFVDSSLYLTHGYTILNHNVPLLILIHNEYHEYKTRITLLIQHHEKHITEHIRMMNRFTDFIYKDNEFYLKKVLLGRTEYNYVICDKIRAPTFIELGFHHVYSTQGFVVLSRNLDEKEAKKSVSLSRSLVSGENATLLEYEGSWLYTAGVFNVAAERLEKCIETNDARWRPYQLLGMSYVKMRKWELARDVEKRCLQRHGEKTCKQKQARLVLDEDRGHIGGV